CCTGTTGCAGCGCGGTGGCGAGCGCTTCGTGGCGGGCGTACGCGCCGGGGAATGCGGACTTCTGGACCTTCTGGGCGGCGTCGGTGAGTCGCAACTGCTCCCAATGCTTCACGGACTTCAGCGCCCGGTAGAACTTCGTCGCCGCGTACACGGGGTCGAGGATCTGCGCCCGGGTGCCCCAGCCCTGCGAGGGCCGCTGCTGGAACAGGCCGAGGCTGTCGCGATCCCCACCCGACAGGTTGCGCAGCCCCGATTCCTGCAGGGCGGTGGCGAGCGCGATCACCTGCCCGCGGGCGGAGACCTTCAGCTGGACTCCGGTCGCGACGATCACCCTCGCGTTGGGGATCTGCTCGGCAGGAGCGGAGAGCCCGGAGACCGTGACCGTGCTGGTACTCCCGGCGAGGACGGCGCGCACTTGTGCAGCGACCTGCGCGGCATCAACTTCCTCACCGCCGGCGCCGCCGGTGGTGGTGCACTGGGATCGGTTGCGGGCGGCGGCCTGGGCCTGGTCGTTGCCGACGCCAGCCACGTTCGCGGCGATCGCGGTCAGCAGGACCAGAGCAAGGGTGACGACTGCAGAGCCTGCCACCGCCCAGGCCTTGACCGTCTTGGTCATGGACGGCCCCCGGCGGGGCGACGGTTGAGGCGCTGACGCAGCTGCTGCTGTCGCGGGGAAGCCGCGGGCTGCGTCGGCACTGGATGGTTGGGGGTGTGCCGCTGCCCGGCCCGCGCGCCGACCACGCCGGGCGCGCGGGCGGGAGGCCCGTTCGACTGCGGAACATTGGGGCCACTGGGCTGCTGCGGCCCCGCCATGATGAGCTGGAGGCCGGGGCCAGCAACCATGCCGGGGCCGTGGCCGCCCGGAGTCGGCTGCGGCACGGGCGTCTGCCCCGGATTCGGCAGAGGCCGGGGCCGTTGCGTGGGGCCGCGGCCGGGACCGGTGGTCCGCCCGCGGGGCCGGTGGCGGCCGCCGTAGCCGAGGCGCGACATCAGCATGGTTGCGCCGACCGAGCTGGGCAGCGCGTACGCGGCGGCCGCGACCGGGTTGCCCTGGGCGAGGGAGGTGGCGACCAGCGCGCCGCGGACCATGCCGCGAGCGACAGTCCGCGCGGGGTGAGGTTTCTTGGCGATCGGCGTGGAGGCGGGCGGGGCGAAGATGCTTCCGTGCGTGCCGCCGATCCGCCCGCTGCTCATCTTGGAGCGGAAGTTGCCCGCGATCCGCTGCGAACTGGTCGTGATCTTCTTGCGTTTGATGAGGGCACCGATGCACAGGAAGTCGACGGTCAAAAACCGCAGGGTCAGCTCGGTGCCCTGGTTCTGCACGGGGTCGAGGACGGCCTGGATGAACACGATGAACACGGCGAGCGCGACGACGGACCAGATCATCTCGGTCAGGGAGCGCAGCACGGAGGCGCACCAGTCCCACAGGATGCCGCGCCCGAAGCCGGGCAGGGTGCCGGCGACGAGGGCGGCCTCGCCGCGGACCGCGTCCCACGCGATGCGTGCCTGGGCGATGAGGAAGCGGCCGGTGAGGGCGACGATCAGCACGGTGACGATGAGGGCGGCGAGCAGCAGGAACAGGGCCCCGCCGATCTTGTCGAGGGACGCCTCCTTCGCACTGGCCGCGTCGGGCACGCACTTGGCTTCGAAGGCATCGTCTGGCGGATTCCCGAAGTGGTCGACGGCCCACTGCACCGACATGTCGATCTGCGTGTCGTACCACGTGGAGACGGTTCCGCTGGGGGTGATGTAGTCGGCCAGCCCAGTCAGCTTCTTCAGCACCGACATGCGGCCCGACACCTGGCGGTCGTAGCTGAGCTGGGAGAGCTTGGTGTCGGAGTACAGCTTCGCGCAGTCCCCGTCGAAGACTTGTCCGTACTGCAGGAGCATGGCCGGCTTGACGACGAACGCGTCGGTCAGCGCGTTGGTCAGCGGGCGGGCCAGAGCGGCCGGGTCGACCTGGGTGGGTGAACTACGGGAGGTGGACGTGTCGTTGGGGTGGGCGTCCAGGATGACGTCGGCGACCTCCAGGGCCAGGCCGCGGGCCATGGCCAGGGCCCCGTCCTGATCACCCATCAACGTCTGCGGGGTAGAGACCAGCATCGTCGAGGTCAGGGCGGCGATCAGCAGGGACAGTGCGGCGTCACCCCAGCCGCGGGTCCGGTCACCGAAGAAAATCCGGGCCACACACACCAGGGCGCACACCGAAAGAAACAGCCCCGGCAGGCCCATCTCCAGGATCACCCGCGCGTGCAGACTCCCCGTCACGGACAGCACCGGGGTCATCAAGAGCTTCGCCAGACCGAAGGACAGCGCCCAGGTGATGAGCCAGCAGCAGAACGCGATCACCCACTTGGTGATCAGGAAGCACAGCTCGGTCAGGAAGTTCTGAACCCCCTTGCTCCAGTCCAGCACGCCCCCGGTATCCGACTTCACGGTGTACGCGGAAATCGGCATGCCGCCGGAGTCGACGACATTGAACACCGACAGGATCCCGCCCTCCTGGGGCAACCGCTTACGCAGCGCATCGGTGCGCTGCTGCAACAACGTCTCCTGCGCCGCCTTGGAGAACCGCTCGCCCTGTTCCCGCAGGACTTCCTCGATCTGCGCCATCTCCTCGGCACTCGGCGCACGCTGCGCCCCTGCCGCCGGGGTGGTCGCCGGCGCGGTGGAAGACGGTGACGGTGTCGGGGTGGGCGCGGCCTGGGCGGGCAGTACGGACAGCCAGGTGAACGCGGTGGCCACCAGGGCGGCGACGACCAGCGCCCAGCGCAGCCGCGCACCCCCCAAGACCCGCAAGTTCAGCCCGGTTCGGCCGCGCCCGGCCCTCATGCCGCGCTCCGGTAGTCGCTGGGCGTGGTGTGGATGGCGGGGGTGATCTGTGGGTCGTCGGGGATGACGACCTTCATCAACCCGATCCGCCCCGACAGGTCGCGGTAGAGGCACTCGCCGGCGCGGGCGGACTTCTCCTGCTCGGAGACGTTGATGGGCGACAGCCCGGTCGTCACCAGCTCGAGGAGGTCCTGGTCGTCGGCGTCCACACCGAGGAACTCCAGCCCGCGCATCGCCAGGGTGCGGGTGGTCTGGCGGAACATCAGCCGGTGCGGGATCAGCCCCCGGATGATGACGCCCTTCTCGCTGTCGGCCGGCCCGATGTCGTCCGGGTCGTGACTGCCGACGTACGCGGCCCCGTTCCTCTTGCGACCGTCCCGCAGGAGTTCCAGCAGCAGGTCCAGGCCCTCGTCCGAACTCGTCAGCCACCAGCACTCGTCGAAGACCGCGACCGCGAACTCGTCCTTGGAGGCCAGGACCGTTTCCCTCGCGACGGCGGCGATCAGGTACATCACCGCCCGCCCCAGCACCTTCTCGAACTCCAGGCGCTCGATGCGGTGCGCGGAGGCCAGCTCCGCCTTCTTCGGCAGCGCCAGCGCGTTCACAGCGAACACCACCGAAGCGGCGCTCTGGGTGTCGACGACCGGCAGGGTGGGATCGAAGACGACCGCGGTGAGGTCCTTGCGCGCGACGGCCTTGAGCTTGCGGGCCAGGGTGTGCGAGGCACTGTCGTTGGCGCCGCGGACAGACAGCTCCTCCATGAGCGCCTGCATGGAGGGGTTCGGGCGCTCCAGGACGGCTTCGACGGCCTCGGAGAGGGCGACGCCCTCCAGGTCCATGGGCCGCACCCCGAGGAACAGGGTCAGGAACGATTCGCAGTAGCGGGAGGCGACCTTGGGGGAGTGGGCGTACATGCGCAGCGGGTCCAGGGAGACCTCCGCGCTCTGGTCTATGCGGATGATCTGGGTGGTGCCGGGGCAGGCCTGCGCGAAGCGCACCCACTCCTCGTCCTTGGTGCGGTCGACGATGACCACCCGCCCCCGCGAGGCGGGCCGGCCCGGCTGATGGCCGCGGGCCAGCACGTTGTAGACCGCCGCCTTCTCACCCGTCGACTTGCCCGCGCCGAGTTCGCCGATGAACGCCATCGACCCCGAGGCGTCCTCGCGTGGCCCCCTTGATGCGTCCAGCAGGACCGGGCGGATCCCACCGGAGACGACCTGCCACCCGTACAACCCGCCCCGCTCGTCTCCCAGTACCTGACCGGACCAGGGCATCGACATCGCGAAGTCCTTCGCGAGGAGGTACTGGGCGTAGCCGAGCAGTACCCGCGGCGTGCGGCAGCCCGGCAGCATCCCGTGCCACAGCGCCGACTGCTCGCCCACCGGCCGGTTGAAGGTGTAGCCGGTCGCCCCGAAGTCCGCCGCGAGGGACTGCGCCCGCTCCTGGGCTTCGTCCGCGCTGGTTCCCCAGACGGCGAGGGTGACCATGGCGCGGAGCTCCACCTCCCGCTGCGATGTGCTGAGGCGCTCGCCGAGCTCCTGGTTGTCCTGCTTGTTC
The sequence above is drawn from the Streptomyces sp. NBC_01465 genome and encodes:
- a CDS encoding ATP-binding protein produces the protein MRLPVRHIANNIIWTTLGTCWAIWRVEAANFSHAPHAAKKRRLEALEALFKSLTGEPMLLSLCPQVDPVTVVRAMVADVDLARSPRYEQLGHTVLDQLETMELTGRTDWLAIPLPNLSFKDGLLSVLASARAELALQLGLLPAAVGTREVEQRTAQAARMQAQWPSGVVMRPAGEAEILWIYGHSARRGVVEPLLPDDAAHKASRRGRTAAGVGQTLLAEGGADTRRTALPANPFNRRYLQVTTEAGSSFQALLALSEMPAAFALPGAAYLQQLDDLDYPVDWSVRLHITPGVKAEPKIRRRTRVLEAQAAEYEGDPAGPPAAIEENKQDNQELGERLSTSQREVELRAMVTLAVWGTSADEAQERAQSLAADFGATGYTFNRPVGEQSALWHGMLPGCRTPRVLLGYAQYLLAKDFAMSMPWSGQVLGDERGGLYGWQVVSGGIRPVLLDASRGPREDASGSMAFIGELGAGKSTGEKAAVYNVLARGHQPGRPASRGRVVIVDRTKDEEWVRFAQACPGTTQIIRIDQSAEVSLDPLRMYAHSPKVASRYCESFLTLFLGVRPMDLEGVALSEAVEAVLERPNPSMQALMEELSVRGANDSASHTLARKLKAVARKDLTAVVFDPTLPVVDTQSAASVVFAVNALALPKKAELASAHRIERLEFEKVLGRAVMYLIAAVARETVLASKDEFAVAVFDECWWLTSSDEGLDLLLELLRDGRKRNGAAYVGSHDPDDIGPADSEKGVIIRGLIPHRLMFRQTTRTLAMRGLEFLGVDADDQDLLELVTTGLSPINVSEQEKSARAGECLYRDLSGRIGLMKVVIPDDPQITPAIHTTPSDYRSAA
- a CDS encoding C40 family peptidase, whose protein sequence is MTKTVKAWAVAGSAVVTLALVLLTAIAANVAGVGNDQAQAAARNRSQCTTTGGAGGEEVDAAQVAAQVRAVLAGSTSTVTVSGLSAPAEQIPNARVIVATGVQLKVSARGQVIALATALQESGLRNLSGGDRDSLGLFQQRPSQGWGTRAQILDPVYAATKFYRALKSVKHWEQLRLTDAAQKVQKSAFPGAYARHEALATALQQAIAPTLGSPIASTYTTSSATRRCGHEVSIDPGTSGQLPAGYQIPAAPVAVRTAIRWALDQLGTPYQWGGTCTNPHGSEPRDRCDCSSLMQRAYGVAGIELPRVTYDQVKVGRPVAVSAIRPGDLIFTVGAASRPEHVAMAIGNGLLVQAPRPGRSVDVVKIDLESVLAVRRITG